TGGAGGGGGCTTCCATCGGGGAGGGCAAAGACGAGCGTCGTGAGGCGCAACACGCCGACGTCGCTTTCGTCTTCGAAATATTCCTGCGCGCATCCCTTGCCGAAGGTGCGCTCGCCGACGACGACACCGCGGTCGTAGGCGGAGAGCGCGCCGGCGATCATCTCGGCGGCGCTGGCCGTTCCGCGGTCGACGACGGCCGCGACGGGACCGTCCCACCGCGAGCCCTCCGGCGGCTCGGTCGCGCGATCAATCTCGACGGTGCCGTCGCGGCGCCGCATCGGAAAGAGCGGAGCGCCAGCCACGAAGAGCCCCAATGCGCCGGCGGCTCCGTCGGTGGAGCCGCCGCCATTGCCGCGGAGGTCGAGGACAACTCCGCCGAGCGGTCCTTCGGCGCGCGCCGCGTCGAGGACCGTCGCGAGCTCTTCGCCGAGGTCTTCGCGAACGTCGCGGATGGCGACGACAAGAATCTGTTGCTCGCCGTAGCGGACGCGCTCTTTGGCGAGGCCCTCGCGCGTCGCGACGACAGCCTCCGGCGACGGCACCCTCACGACGATCCCGCGCGGTGCCCTCGCGCCCTCCGAGAGCACCTCCATCTTCACCTGCGAGCGTTCATCGGCGAGCGCGTGAACGAACTGCTCAACCTGTTCGAGGGGCATGCCTGCGAGCGGAACGCCCTCGATGGACAAGACGAGGTCGCCGACGACCAAGGGCGGCAGCGGTTCGGCATCGACGCGGACGCCGAGCGCGCTCCGCGTCATAGACTCCCAAAACGGCGGCGGCGGCTTGGCCTGCAACTCCGCCTCATAGAGGCTCGCTTCTTCTTCGAAGGGTGCCCAGGCGCCGTGCGGATCCACAGCCGGCACGTAGGCGCGCAGGGCGGCGGCCAAAACGACCTCACCCCATTCCTCAGCGCTGAGCGCCGGAAAAAATCTCGCCCTCGCGGCGCTCACGAAGGCACCTGTGGTGGCGCCCGTCTGGCGCTCCAGGGCGCCGCATTGCTCACCGAGGAGCTTCGCAAGCTCGGGCGCCGGTCGCGTGACCTCGCCCGGCTCGAAGACCGACCGCGTGGGCAATGACGCAAGGCCTCCCGCTCGGCGCGCTTCGTCGAACTGCTGACGCAGCTCCGTGACGGAACCGGCGAGCCCCTTCCCGAGGGCCGCGGCCACCGCACAAGACTCCTTGCCGCGAAGCGCGTTCAAGAGGCGTCCCGCTTCTTTGCGGAGCATGTCGCCGGCGGGCGCGCCCGGCGCCGCGCTCCAGAGGCCATGCGGGTCGAGCCAATCGACGACTCCCTCGTCGAAGGCCACCTCATCGATGTCGTGCGGCCGCTCGACGAAAAGAGCGTCGACTTGCGCCACGACCGCGCGAGCGCGTTCGCAGGTGAGCGAAGGCGGCGCGCCAGTCGGCACGTGGCCCGCCAAGGGGGGCGCGTCCGTGGTTGGCGTGACGACGACGGGCCCCGCCGGTGGCTGCGCCGCGTCTCGCTTGGGGGCGCGTAGGGCGACGCCAGCGGCCACGAGCGAGGCCACGAGGAGGGCCCCCTGTTTCAAGCGCCGCCGAACCATAGGGGGACGATCGTAGCGGGGAATCACTGCCGCGCCGCAAGTTCTCCGCGACACGGGCACCGAGCGCGACCGGCGCGCTCGGGCCCGTTTGGCAGACAGACGACCGGAGAGACGGCGTCGGAGCGAGCCGTCAGACGGCTTCTGCGTAGGCGCGGAACTCTTGGAGGTGCCCGCGGAGCTTGTCGCGGGCGCGCTCTTCGAGCTGGCGCACGCGCTCCTTGCTGACGCCCAACATTTCGCCGAGGCGCTGCAGCGTGATGGGCTCATCGTTCATGAGGCGTTCGCGAACGATGAGGCGCTCGCGCTCCGAGAGCGAGCGAAGCGCCAACGACACGGCGGCCTCGGCGCGGTCGCGTCCTTCATGGGACGCCGCTTCGTCTTCGGGGCTCGGGTCGTTCGACTGGAGTCGGTCGACGGCCGGCGAAGAATCTTCGCCGACGGAGTGATCGAGGCTCATCTCGCGTGACGCCAGAAGCGGCATCAACATCTCAACGCGTTCGCGGGAGAGCCCGGAGGCCTGCATGAGCGAGTCGACGTCGCGCACCGTGGACGTTCGATAAGCGCGGAGGGCCTTGCGCTCGCCCTTCGTGGTGCCGAGGCGCACGACTCGGTAGGAGCGAACCACGTATTCGCGAATCTCCGCGCGAATCCAGTAGGCCGCGTAGGTGGCGAGGCGAACGTCTCGCTCGGGATCGAACTTCTTCGCCGCGCGGAGCAGACCAAGGTTGCCCTGTTGGACGATGTCTTCGAGGGGGATTCCCCAGCGCCGGTACTCCAGCGCGATGGCGATGACGAACGGGAGGCACGCTTCGACGATCTTTTCGCCTGCCGCGTTGTCGCCGGCGAGCCAGCGTCGCGCCAGATCCCTCTCGGTCTCACGGTCGAGCGGCGTCACGCCCTGAAGGTTGTTTCGATATGCGCGGAGAGATGCTCCATCGAACGCCGATGCCATGGGGTCCTCGCTTCTCTGCCGGCCCCGAATCGGCGACGGCCTCGTCCTCTCTGCATCGGGAGTGCCAGATCCAGGAGTCCGCCAAGGTGCCGTATTCCTTGGAAACCGCTCACGCCTGGTCAGCAAAATCGTCGAATCGCTCAAATACGTGCGCAACGGTTTCGCGAAAGCCCCTTTACACAACTTCACAAAATCGACATTTTCCTAAACGATGTTGGATGGTTTTGCCTAAACCAAGCGGGCGAGGAGCCTCCCAAGCGAATCGCTCATGGCGCTCCGTAAAATCGCCCATTCCGATCACCTCCGAACGTGGCGCCGAGGCAACGAGCCGCTGCAGGGCGCGCCCGTCGGAGGCGCCCGACGCCGAGCGCTTCGCGCCGGCGAACCGGGATGACTTCCATCGGACGTACCGACGCTGGTACCGTCCCGGCCTCCGAATTTCGTGCCCGCCGAACCACGCGGGCCGCGCGAGGCAAAACCATGTCCGAGACTACTTCCACCAATGGCGCAACCGTCACCCCGTCCGGCGGAGCCGCGATCCTCGCGCCCGTGACGGCCTTCCCGAATGGCATCCCGAGCAACGCGCTCATCCTCATCCCGCTGGGCCAGAACGGTCAGCCGCTCGAGAAGGAGATCGTGAACGGCCCGGTGGCGCTCAAGGAAGAGGACGTTTGGAAGCTGCTCGGCTTCAACGGGCCCGCGGTGCAAGTGCAGGACGACCAGGGTCGCCCCATTGCCATCGGCCTCGAGGATCTCCTGGCGGGCCTTGAGAAGCACTGGACCGAAGCGAGCGACGATCTCGGCCGCGGACGCATCTACGCCCAGGAGCTCATCAAGTACGGCCGTCACGCGAAGGCCGAGGCGGTCCTCGCGAAGATCGTGGCCCTCGGCGGCGACGGTGAAGACTGGCTCGCCCTCGGTGTGACGCAGCTGCAGGAGAAGAAGTTCGACAAGGCCGAGGCGACGCTCCGCGGCGCGCAGAACCTCCTCAAGGACAACCCCTTCCCGGCGCTCCACTTGGCCCGCGTCGCCCACGAGAAGAAGGACGCCAACGGCGAGCGCGAGTCGACGATGCGCGCCATCCAGATCGACGCCCGCTGCGTCGATGCCTGGGCCTACCTCACGAACTACTATCGGGAGGCCGGCGGCGCCTCACCGGACGCGGAGGCCAAGGCCATCGCGCAGGTGGAGGAGCTGGCCAACGCACCGGTGAACGCGAAGGTGGCGGCGCCGTACATCGCGCTCCAAGGGTTCTACGCCGGCGAAGAGGCGACGCGCGACAAGGCCATCGGCTTCGCGCAGAAGGCCGTC
This region of Myxococcales bacterium genomic DNA includes:
- a CDS encoding sigma-70 family RNA polymerase sigma factor, giving the protein MASAFDGASLRAYRNNLQGVTPLDRETERDLARRWLAGDNAAGEKIVEACLPFVIAIALEYRRWGIPLEDIVQQGNLGLLRAAKKFDPERDVRLATYAAYWIRAEIREYVVRSYRVVRLGTTKGERKALRAYRTSTVRDVDSLMQASGLSRERVEMLMPLLASREMSLDHSVGEDSSPAVDRLQSNDPSPEDEAASHEGRDRAEAAVSLALRSLSERERLIVRERLMNDEPITLQRLGEMLGVSKERVRQLEERARDKLRGHLQEFRAYAEAV